A stretch of DNA from Methylobacterium sp. CB376:
CGAGTCGAGGAGCGCGTCGGTCAGGCCCGTGACGACGTTGGTGGCGCCCGGCCCCGAGGTGACGAGGACGCAGCCGACCTTGCCCGAGGAGCGCGCGTAGCCCTCGGCCGCGTGCACCGCCCCCTGCTCGTGGCGGACCAGGATGTGCTTGACGCTGTCCTGGTGGAACAGCGCGTCGTAGATCGGCAGCACCGCGCCGCCCGGATAGCCGAACAGCGTGTCGACGCCCTGATCCTGCAGCGCCCGGATCACCATCTCGGCGCCGGTCATGACCTCAGCCGCACCCATCTGATCCCCTCCTTGTGCTCGCGTCTCGTCTCGTGCAGCGGCCGGTTCGGGCAATAAAAAAGGGCCCCGAAGGACCCTGCATGCGCCACCGGCGGGCTCACGGGCTGTCTCTCAAGCCCGCCCCGTCCGTGGCGCCCACCCTACAATAAGACCCGCGCGCATGTCGCGTCGACCCATCCCGAAAAGTGGCGCGGAACCTACGCGCCCGGACCGGGCCGGTCAACCGGTTTTCCGGCGTCCTCGGCCGCGGAGCCTGCTTCGACTTTCGGGGCAGGCGGCGGCGGAGCATTGGGAATCCCCGCGCCCTCCCCTATCTCGGCCGCATCCGGGTGTCTGGCGGGTAGGCGGAGAATGGCGGGGGCCGCGGCCTTCCTGGTGGTCGATGTCGCCGGCACGGGCTGCGCCGTGCGGCGCGAGGCCGTGCGCGAGGTGCTGCCGCTGCCGCGCCTGTGGCGCCCCCCCGGGGTGCCGGCGGCGCTGGCCGGCTTCTTCAGCCTGGGCGGCGCGGCGGTGCCGGTGCTCGACCTCGCGGTCCTGTTCGGGCTCGCGGGCGCGTCCGCCGGCCGGCCGATGCTCTACCGTCACCTGCTCCTCGTGGGCGAGGCGGCGCCGCTCGCCCTCCTGGTCGACCGCGTCGACGACCTCGTCAGCGTGGAACCCGAGGCCGTGACGCCGCTCCCGCAGGGCACCGCCCTCAACGGCTGCGTCGCCGGGGAATTGCGGTGCGGCGGGCGCCTGCTGCACGAACTCGCCGTGTCCCGCATCCTCCTCGCCGAGGAGCGGGCGCGCCTCGACGCGCAGACGCGGCTCGCCCAGGAGCGGCTCGCCGAATGGGCCGCCTGACCCCGCGGGCGCCGACGGAGGATCCGGCCTTCGCGGCGCTCAAGGCGGCGATCGTCGCCCGCACCGGCCACCACTACTACGCCGACAAGGACGACCTGCTCTGGGACCGCCTGCGGGGCCGGCTGCGCGCCGCCGCCGCGCCGGACGCGGGCGCCTACCTGGCGCATCTGAGCGCCAGCGAGGAGGAATGGGCGGCGCTCGAAGCCGAGATCACCATCGGGGAGACGTTCTTCTTCCGCTACGCGGAGCAGTTCGCGGCCCTGCGCCGGACCATCCTGCCCGAGCGCATCGCCGCGAGGGCGCGGGAGAAGCGGCTGCGGATCTGGAGCGCGGGCTGCTCGACCGGTCCCGAGACCTACTCGCTCGCGATCCTGCTGCACGAGATCCTCGGCGAGGCGCTGGCGGAGTGGCGCATCGCGCTCACCGGCACGGACATCAACCGGGAGGTGCTCGCCGTCGCGCGCCGGGCCGAGTACGGGGCCTGGGCCCTGCGCAGCCTCTCGGCCGAGGAGCGGGCGCGCTACTTCCGGCGCGGCGCGCGCGAGAACACCTTCGCGCTGCGCCCGGAATTCCGCGGCCTCGCCCGCTTCGAGCCGCAGAACCTGCTCCACCTCGTCGACGGCACGGCCTCGCTCGCGCTCACGGATTACGACCTCATCCTGTGCCGCAACGTCCTGATCTACTTCCATCCCGACACGGTCATGGCGGTGGTGCGGGCGCTGGCCGAGCGGCTGCGCCCCGGCGGCTGGCTGCTGCTCGGACATGCCGAGCCCAACCCGGCCTTCGCGGAGATCCTGCGCCCGGTGAGCCTGCCCGGCACCGCCGCCTACCGGCGGCCAGAGGAGGACCCGGCCCCTCTCCCGGCGCTCCCGCCCGGACCGGCCCAGGAATCCTTCCCGCCGCGCGTCCCGCCGCCCGCCCCGTCGCGCCCGGCCCGCCGCGCCCCGGCGCGACCGTCGCCCCCGCCCGCGCCTCCGGCATCCCCGGCCGGCGAGTCCCCGCCAGGCGAGTCCCCGCCAAGCGAGTCCCCGCCAAGCGAGTCCCCGCCCGGCGCGGCGCTCGCCGCCGTGCGGGCGCTCGCGGATGCCGGGGATCTCGACGCGAGCTGGCAGGCCTGCCGGGCGGCCCTGCAGGCCGATCCGACCGACGCGCGGCTGCGCTTCTACGAGGGCCTGCTCGCCCGGGCGCGGGCGCGGCCCGAGGAGGCGGAGCGCGCCTTCCGCGCGGCGATCTACCTCGAGAAAGGCTTCGTCATGGCCCATTACCATCTCGGCCTGACCCTGATCGCCCTCGGGCGCGGGGCGGCGGGACGGCGGGCGGTCGAGAACGCCCTGCGGCTCGCCGCCCCCTGCCGCCCGAGACCGAACTGCCGGAGGGCGACGGCCTGACCGCCGCGCGCCTCACCGACGCGGCCCGGCCGCTCCTCGACGCGGTGGCGCCGTGACGGGTCCGGCTCATCCGACGGCCGCGCCCGGAGCGGCACTTGGCGCGGAGGCCACACTTGGCGCGGGGGCCACACTTGGCGCCGACGCGGCACTTGGCGCCGACGCGGCACTTGGCGCCGAGGCGGCACTTGGCGCCGAGGCGGCACTTGGCGCCGAGGCGGCACTTGGCGCCGACGCGGCACTTGGCGCCGACGCGGCACTTGGTGCCGCCCGGGTCGAGGCGATCCTCGACGCGCGCAGCCGCGCCCTGGCCGAGCGCGGCCGGGCGCCGGCCGAGACGCGGGCGCGCCGCCGCGTGCTCCTGTGCCGGATCGGGACCGAGTGCCTCGCCCTGCCCCTCGACGCGGTGGCCGAGGTGGCGCCGTTCCGGCCCTGCACGCCGGTGCCCGGCGCGCCGCCGGCCCTGATCGGCCTCTCGGGCCGGGGCGGCGCCCTGCTCAGCATCCTCGACCTCGCCACCGCCCTGGACCTGCCGCCGCTCCCGGCCGAGGCGGCCGCGCACCTCGTGGTGCTGCGCCGGGACGCGCCACGGCTGGGCCTGCGGGTCGAGCGGGCGCTCGCCGTGCTCGACGCGCTCCTGGATCCCGGCCCCGCCCCGCCCGGGCGGGCCGTCGCGGGCCACGCCCGCGCCGAGGCGGCCGACGCGGAGCGCTTCGCGCTCCGGGAAAGCTTCGCCCTCCTCGACCTCGCCGCCCTCCTGCAGCCCATCCTCGGCGCCGCGCCGCGGACCTGAATCCCCCCTCACTTCCGGAGCCAGTGACCAGCGTGTCGATCTCGATCGGGAACCGCATCCTCCTCGGCTTCACCGCCGTGATCCTGGTGATCGTGGCGCTCGGCCTCTACGCCCTCGCCCAGATCGGCGACGTGCGCCGCGCGACCGACCTCATCGTCAGCCGCGACCTCGCGGTGATGCACCAGCTGGAAGGAATCCGCGAGGCGCAGCGCCGGATGAGCGACCTGCGCGACGAGGCGACGACCCGCTACTTCCTGCGCGCCCTCAACCGCGAGGTGCCGCCCAAGGAGGAGCCGGCGGTCGGCTGGCGCCGCGCCGCCACCGCGGCCGAGACGGCGCTGGCGAGCGCCATCACCAACGTCAACGAGTATCGCGGCCAGTCCCTCTCCGCCGACCGGGCCGCCGCCTGGCAGCGGATCGGCGAGATCCTGACCGCGGCGGGGGTCGAGTTGCGGGCGATCCGCACCGGGACGGAACGGCAGTTCCAGGCCCTCGATGCCGGCGACGTGGCGACCGTGCAGAATGCGGAGACGGATCTCGATCAGGCGCAGGAGAGCTTCGGGCGCACCATGGTCTCGGCGCGCGACGCGCTCGACGAGGCGATCGCCGCGGGGCAGCGCCGGGTCGGCGCGGTCTACGAGGAGAGCCGCATCTCGACCATCGCGGCGCTCGCCACCTGCGTGGTGATGGCGCTGGTCATCACCGCCCTGATCCGGCGCTCGGTGGCCCATCCGCTCGAGACCGTGATGGCCTTCGTCGGCCGGGTCGGCGAGGGCGATCTCACCGGGCGGATCGCCGACCGGAGCCGGGACGAGTTCGGGCGGCTCGGACTCGTGCTGAACCAGATGGTCGACGGGCTGCGCGAGCTCGCGAGCCAGAACCGCGGCGCCACCGCGAACCTCAACGCGGCCGCGGCCGAGATCCGCGCCTCCGCCCAGGAGCAGGCCGCGAGCGTCGAGGAGCAGTTCGCCGCCGTGCAGGAGACCGCCGCCACGGTCGACGAGATCACCCATGCGGGGGCGCAGATCGGCAAGCGCGCCCAGGAGGTGATCGCCACCGCGCAGGCGACCGCCCAGACCTCGCAGGCGGGGCTGCGCGCCGTCGACGAGACCGCCCGCGCCATGGACGCGATCCGCGAACAGAGCGAGGCGGTGGCGACCAACATCGTCTCCCTGAGCGAGAAGACGCAGGCCATCGGCGAGATCATCGCCACCGTGAACGACGTCTCGGAGCGCACCCATCTCCTCGCCCTCAACGCCGCCATCGAGGCGGCCGCCGCGGGCGAGTCCGGCCGCAGCTTCGCGGTGGTGGCGAGCGAGATGAAGGCGCTCGCCGACCAGGCCAAGGAGGCGACCGGCCAGGTGCGGGCGCTGCTCGGCGACATCCAGCGGGGCATCAACGCCTCGGTGATGCTGACCGAGGAGGCGGTGAAGCGGGTGGCGCTCGGCAAGGAGCGCTCCGACACCACCCACGCGACCATCGAGGAGATCACCGCCCGCGTGCAGGAGAGCGTGCAGACCTTCCAGCAGATCGTCGCCTCGACGAACCAGCAGCAGCTCGGCATCGAGCAGGTGATGGGGGCGCTGCAGAACATCCGGCAGGCGAGCCAGCAGACCGCGGCGGGCACCCGGCAGGTCGAGAGCGCGGCCGCCAACCTGAGCGAGCTCGCGACGGCCCTGACGGCCCTGGCGCAGCGGTACCGGCTGTGACGGCGCCGGGCTGGCGGGCCGGGCCCCGCGGGTGGGCCGAAGCCCGCGGGCGGGCCGGAGCCCGCGGGCGGGCCGGGGCCCGCGGGCGGGCGGGCTGAGGCCGCCGCATGGACATCCGCGCCATGCTGCTCGCGGCCTTCGAGGCCGAGCATCGGGAGCATCTCGGGGCGATCCGGGCCGCCCTCGCCGCCGCGCGCGAGGGCCGCGGCCCGGACTGGAACGACGTCTTCCGGCGCGCCCACAGCCTGAAGGGCGCGGCCCGCGCCGTCGACCTGCCGGCGATCGAGGAGATCGCCCACCGGCTGGAGACCCTGTTCGACCGCATCGTCGAGGGCGCGCACCCCCTCGACGCGGCGGCGCTCGCCGCGGTGACGCTCGCCCTCGACCGGATCGAGGGCATGGCGGCGGGGCTCGCCGAGACGCCCGACCCGCCGCTCCCCGCCGACGCCGCCGCGGCCCTCGACCGGGCGCTCGGCCTGCAGCCGCCGGCCGCGCCGCCTCACCGGGAGGCCGCCCCGGCGACGCCGCCCGCGGCCCCCGCCCCGCAGGCGGAGCCCGCGCCCGAGCCCGCCCTCTCGGTCCTGCGCATCGCCAGCGACGACGTCGAGGGCCTGTCGCGGGCGGTGCACGGCCTCTCCCTCGCCCTTCAGGGCCACGACGAGATCGGCGGCGCCCTCGCGGCGCTCGACGGGCAGGGCCGGATCCTGCGCCGGACCGCCGACGCGTGGCGCGAGCGCACCGGCGAGGTCGCGGCCTTGGCGCGGCGCCTGCGCGAGGCGGGGGATCCCGGCGCCGCCCTCCTGGAGGCCGCCCTCGACCTCGGCCGCCGCCTCGACGGCGAGGCGCGGGTGATGGTGCGCGGCGTCTCGGGCCTCGCCCGCGACCAGCACCGCGCCGCCGGCACGGTCGAGGCGGCGGCGCGACGCCTGCGCGAGAGCAGCGACCGCCTGCTCCTCGTCCCCGCCGAGACGGTGTTCGGCGGCTACGGGCGGATGGTGCGGGAGATCGCCCGCGAGGCGGGCCTTCCCGTCGAGGTGCGGCTGCAGGGCCTCGACGTCCCGATCGACCGCAGCCTGCTGCAGGAGCTGAAGGACCCGGTCCTCCACCTGATGCGCAACGCGGTGAGCCACGGGGCCGAGCCGCCCGACGAGCGCCGCCGCAAGGGGAAGCCCGAGGCGCTCACCGTCACC
This window harbors:
- a CDS encoding chemotaxis protein CheW encodes the protein MTGPAHPTAAPGAALGAEATLGAGATLGADAALGADAALGAEAALGAEAALGAEAALGADAALGADAALGAARVEAILDARSRALAERGRAPAETRARRRVLLCRIGTECLALPLDAVAEVAPFRPCTPVPGAPPALIGLSGRGGALLSILDLATALDLPPLPAEAAAHLVVLRRDAPRLGLRVERALAVLDALLDPGPAPPGRAVAGHARAEAADAERFALRESFALLDLAALLQPILGAAPRT
- a CDS encoding methyl-accepting chemotaxis protein, whose protein sequence is MTSVSISIGNRILLGFTAVILVIVALGLYALAQIGDVRRATDLIVSRDLAVMHQLEGIREAQRRMSDLRDEATTRYFLRALNREVPPKEEPAVGWRRAATAAETALASAITNVNEYRGQSLSADRAAAWQRIGEILTAAGVELRAIRTGTERQFQALDAGDVATVQNAETDLDQAQESFGRTMVSARDALDEAIAAGQRRVGAVYEESRISTIAALATCVVMALVITALIRRSVAHPLETVMAFVGRVGEGDLTGRIADRSRDEFGRLGLVLNQMVDGLRELASQNRGATANLNAAAAEIRASAQEQAASVEEQFAAVQETAATVDEITHAGAQIGKRAQEVIATAQATAQTSQAGLRAVDETARAMDAIREQSEAVATNIVSLSEKTQAIGEIIATVNDVSERTHLLALNAAIEAAAAGESGRSFAVVASEMKALADQAKEATGQVRALLGDIQRGINASVMLTEEAVKRVALGKERSDTTHATIEEITARVQESVQTFQQIVASTNQQQLGIEQVMGALQNIRQASQQTAAGTRQVESAAANLSELATALTALAQRYRL
- a CDS encoding chemotaxis protein CheW; this encodes MAGAAAFLVVDVAGTGCAVRREAVREVLPLPRLWRPPGVPAALAGFFSLGGAAVPVLDLAVLFGLAGASAGRPMLYRHLLLVGEAAPLALLVDRVDDLVSVEPEAVTPLPQGTALNGCVAGELRCGGRLLHELAVSRILLAEERARLDAQTRLAQERLAEWAA